In Cryptomeria japonica chromosome 5, Sugi_1.0, whole genome shotgun sequence, the genomic window ttgtgttaactcttgctgcaggatttggattgttctctttgaggaccctccctaTCATGACAACACCAACAACACACGCTAGATCTATAGAGAATACTTGCCATCCATGGTAGAGCACCCATCGCAAAAAATGGGCACACCCACAAACACAACAGTGAGGAGATCCACGAATAGGAGTACAACTGGAACCCCAAACCATATCAACCACCATAAGAGTTCCAAAGGGGGACCAAAGAAAGGGCAAGGCCAAAAGAACAACCAAAAGGAGGGTCAAAATCCCTCACAAAAACACCTGTGGCACAAAAAATGACCTCCAATGGACCCAAAACAAGGCACCAGGTAGAAGGAGGCAAAACCTAGTGCCCTAGAACCATGACTTCCCAAAGAAGGGCCAATCTATTGGCCAAGCGGATCCACACACCATGGCCGTCAACATCACTACACCCATCACCATCACTTTCCCCTTCCTTTTTCATCTTCCATGTTCCTATTATTTTCTAAATGTTGTTAAATATAGAAATTTATAAGCCTTGCAAGGTTCTAGTTATTTCCCTTAATTTTCTTATtaaataaattcatcattacagCAATACTAGACACTTTGTAATTTCATTTATATTATTGttataataataaattttacaTATTCTAACAAGTACCTTCCCCACTTCACTTCCATTATTTCATTTGTTTATTGATTTTTAATGGATGACATGATTTTTTCTTTGTATTGACCTCCCAACCTCCCATTACTTTCTACATACTCAAATTCTCTTGTTCCTAATATTAAATTATAGTTTGTGCACTTTATGGACTTGTGGGGTCTATCCAAAATTATTCCCTTTGTTTATTCCTCCTAGCCTTTTGTGCTTCTTTATATATGATTCTTGGAATCTTCTATTTCTTCTATGCTTCCCTTAAATTACAAATGTTTAAATATTACCCATACTTGTTATCCCCCTTGTCCATACCCCAAATCTCTCAACCTCTTTAACTTCTATTCAATTTATGCCTTTTATCCTTAAAAAAATTTCCCATTTATAGACTTGTAGAGCTATAATGTACATCTTTCTTCATTTATTTTCACAACTAAGCATCCCAACctttggttatttttttattttttcattttttaatgtgTTGTATACCTATAGGCTTCTAATAGAATACTTTCGTTTTTCCCTCTACCTTAAAACTCTTGTCCTCCAATTTTATAATATTATGCTATATTCATTCTAATTCTTTCCTTtaatatttatgatatattttttAACTTTCATTCCAATGTAATGTGTCGACTTCTACTTTTCATCTCTAGTTTTATATTATAATCTCACAAAGTGTTCCAATCATGTGTTTCTATGAAATGATCAAAATATCCTCCTAATTTCTATTCTTCCATATATAAATATTGTCTTAACTTCTAGTTGCACAACAATTTCTCACATTTTCTAATATTAGTTCGTTTACACTTCATCAATtgtagattttcttcattcttatcAACTTCTATTACCATATATAATTATAACATGGTTCCACATTGAAACCATTTATATCTCCTTCTAATCTCCTATCCCTCATTAGATATCTATCACTTGTCAAAGCTTCCTTGGATATGATTAGTGATTGCATTTGAGTCATGAAAATATTCTAATGTACTTTTCTTTTCCTAAAGTATATTTTTTATCCAAAGGGTATAGAACTACAAGAAATTTTAATGGTGTATGATGAGAGGTCTAGTTTCCCATGAATATGGTGGTTTAGTTCTAATTATTGATGTTTTTATGCATGTTCTAAATTATCCATCACATAGATTCCATGAGATTTCACTTATGTGATATccaaatttaataaattatatgcTAAAGAGACTACCAAAATAAATTGTGTGATCAAATAAAAGGAtataaatactaaaaaaaaataatCCAAAAGATGATTTATTTCTACATGACTACAAGTGTTCACAGTTAACAAGGATTTTAACTCCTACAACTCTAGTCAACATTAGAGTACCAAATTTTATGAATCATGAGGTTGATATATTTTTAATTGATGTCTATATTTTAATCTCCTTGGTCATATTTATATATTTAGTCTAACTTCTACATGATGAATTATGATAGTGTTCTAGATTAGGGTTTCCACTTGTCATATTTTCTAGTGTAATTCTAATATTATAAATTGATAACTTTTACAACATTTTAAGTCATTGAAATCATTATAATggtcttttttttattattattttttgtatttcaAAGAGGGATTATTAGTACATCATTTTAATTTTCATATCATTTTCTTATGTAATTATGTGCATATAACTTATTTCTTTTGTTATTTTGGCATGATGTTTCTCTTATTAAATTATGAGTATTTCACTAGATTTGATATTGCTCATGGAATTTTATGCTCAACCATactctcaaaataaaaataaaaatttaaaaaatcacaaATAGCTTAGCAGTAGTTTAGCAGCTTGTATCCACCTCATGACTCAATTATTCATCCAAAAAAAATCTATAGTGATAAATAAGTTCTCTTATCATCAAAAACCATATTTATAAAtccttcatcttttcttaatgATGTTAATATCAAATTAGTATAGGTTATGCATTCAATAGGTTAGTCTTCAGACAAGTGAAATCATTAGAGAAAAGTGCACATTGGTGCGACTATAGCAATTTTAGTATTTTTGTTCTGAATTTTGATTAACCATATTACGGATACCTCTAGAAAAACCATCCTTGGCTTAATTGAGCCCAAAACAAGGAGAGAATGCCCACTTTCAATAATTGACCTTAAATCACTTACAATATTTTGATGAGTTGATTGGCCCTTTTTAGGATGACATTTCCCATGCATTGAACTAGATTAGTTCTCATATCAATGTGGGAAGTGATTTTGGGAACAAATAGTAATAATAGATAGAATTTGTGTAAAATCATGTTCTATTGGTGATTAAAATAACCTATTCTTGTATAAATGATATGATCAAACCATTTAGTAGAATTTGCATTCTATCTATATTGATGGGTTGAATCTTGACCCTATACATTATAGATTTTAAATTGCTATTGTTGATGAGTATTATTTTACCTATGCAGTTATTATCTTGTTGTAGTCTTAAATAAAAACAAAGTGGAGTAGGATTTGTAATAAGAGAGGAAATTTAGAATGATATGTGCTTAGTGATGGAGTGGGTGTTTTTTTGAGGAGGAGGTAGTGTTCTCTTCAGAGTTACTAAAAGTTTCCATAAAGTATAAGGTGTATTCTTAGAGAATGAGGATAAAAACTTTTAAGGTGACAAAATTATCTGTCACATGGGAGATGGATTTATCTTCAAAGATGAACTATCTCCCATATAATTTACAAAGTAGTTAGCGCTTGAGAATTATTGGCCTATAGATGGGTAGGAGGAGAAAGTATATATGGAACTATTTGTGGAgggaataaaattatttatttagaatttctttagatgTTATCTTTTACCAAAATTCCCTTCTCACAATATGACTATGTAAGAGATGAAGGCATCACATACTCTCGTGAAGTTATATGCAACAACTCTTATCTTAATTTAGGGTACTATTCATAATTCTTTTGTTATCCCAACTACATAGCACCTACTCTCTTTAAACATGTGAATTTTTCTCTCCTTGATAGAGCATAAATTAAAAGAGTTATAGAACATTTATATGTAAATAACACATTTTAAAGTTCATTGTGTATAGAATTACTTATTATACTTTTAAATCAATGAATTCCTTTCTAAATAACACCTTGAAAATGAAGGAATTTTGAATGGCGTTAACAGCTCTCTCTCCCGCCTCTACATCTGCAACCTCCCTCTCGGTGGTCCCTATTGGCGATGGCCCTTCTCTACCTGTCGTTCCCCCTGCTTTGCATGCGTGGGATGTTGGCATTGCTCAGCCTTCAACCTCTAGTGCTGGCATTGCTAGGCCCTCAACATTTGTCATTCCTACAGGGGATATGGGGAGTAAGGGTTCCTCTCGTCCCTATTTACAAGGTGTGCGGCCTTCCGATTTGGGGCAGAGTGAGGCTCGGAGGTCTCGACCTGGAAGACAGATTTTTGGTGAGTTCATCCCTGTTGCTAATGCCATCTCAGTTAACCTGAACTATGAGACGATAGAGGAGATAGCTTATAATGCATCTATTCTCTCTTTAAATGGTGTGATCTGTcggtttaggggtttttggcctTCTCTCCCTCATTTGCACACTTGGGTCTCTGATCAATGGGAGCCTCTTATTAATAGTAAATTCCATATTTTCCCCATGGCTAAGTGGTTTTTTGTTGCTAATTTTGATAATGCTCAGGATAGAAACAAAATCTTATGTAATAAGTTTTTAGCTGGAAGGATAATTTTTTGCTAATGATCAAGCCTTGGCACCCTGATTTCAACCCTTCTATTGAAATGTTCAATAAGATTCCAacttgggttaggctccctaagctcccactccatttatggaatgattctcttttagaggaagtgggtaaTGCCTAGGGAGATTTCTTGATGATAGATGATGAATCCTTTGATATCTTCCACTCCACATTTGCTTGCATATTGGTAGATTTGGATGTTTCAAAAGGGTTTCATGTTGAGATTTTACTTAGATCTTATAAGGGTTCTTGGGTCCAAgccttggactatgaagggatttcCTTCCATTGTAGAAGATGCTTCAAAACTGTCCATGTGACGATGCATTGTGGTTTTGATAAAATGGCATCGATGGCCACATGGTGGAATGGCACTTCTCATCAACATTATATGGTAATGAAGAAATTTGAACAGCCTAGGAGTTTTTCAAATGTGGTTGCTACAGAATCACGGGATCTTAGGGCATCCCCTATTGGGGTTACTGAAACCGTGCAAGAGTCTCCAGCTGAAACCCCTATTGTGAGAGTGAATGTGCCTCAGGATGCTATTTTTGGAGATAATTCTTTGGCCATTAATTCTGGTGGCCTTTCTGATAATGCAAAGCCAACAGGGATTTCTTATTCTGGTGGCCTTTCTGATAAAGCCAAGCCAGCAAGGATTTTTGAGTCTATGGTTGTTGGCTTTCTCTCACAGAATATTAATGCATTGGGGTGGCATGACATGGCAGTGcaagtggaagagggttggatttCTATCAAGGGAAAGAAATCTAAGTTCTCTAAGCCCTCTTTTGACATGACTATCTTCTCCCAAAAGAGTAGCTCGAAATATAAATCATGATGGTTCTTGTTCGGGGGTTGGTTTTTTGCTGGCTACAAATTGTTCTTTTTGTAGCATTGTCTGAATGGCTGCAAATTGTTCTTTTTGCAGTCTTTTTTCCTTGGTTGTTTGTACTTTCAAGCTGGACAACTTTCTGGTTGTGGGTTCCAGATCGTTTCGAAATatgattgtaaagggttttgggtcccttcaaaacttgattttcccttgatcaaaacaccttgaaaatgAATTGATATATCCATGGTTGAAAATCTTGAGCTGCCTCCTAGCTAGAAATTCTACTTATAAGTATGATGCACCAATTAACCTCTTTAACAAAATAACTCTTGAAtagccaattttaatttttttataacttACAATTATCTTAAGGTCCCGGATCAATATAAGGTCCCAACATCTTAAGGGATAAGGCTGAAATAGTGCTCCAAACAAATTTAACAGAATGCATACCCCAAATCTTTgactcaacaaaaaaaaattgagtctAAAACAATCTTGTGAATGATATAAGATtatccatacatatatataattagaAAACAAATGATAAACAAACACATCCTCCAACTTTAAATCTACATAATCTGAAACAAGGATGAGAAACAAAATTATAAAAGCACCATAAAATATTACATGCATCAAACATTAGTTTAATCTAACTTTTTTGTCTCTTGATAAATATATATCTAATTTAACTTTACGttaataaaacaaaaatattacaatattaaaaaaaaaagagaggaggTGATAGAAAGAAACCTCAAAACATTTTCTTAGCATAAAACCCAGAACCATGTTTCCCTATAAAAAGCCAGAACCATGTTTCTTAATTTATGCCCTAGCTAGAAGACAAACGGTCTATCCCAACCTTTTTACATTAGCTCAAACAGAAAACCCATCACCAAGTTGCCCTATCAAActgaaacaacaaaaaaaaccctGAACAAACAGTCTATCCTATAGTACATAATCCATCTGTGACTATAATCAACACACTTCTTACTTCCTGGTGACTATATCCTTCACTTCCATATAAAAATTATTCCATGGCGAAGGCCTGATCCTTTTCTGCTAAGAACTTGGTGTTGCAGTTCTGGGCTCGAATCCTGGGCCGCGCAATGATCTCGTTGTAATCCTCAAAACTGTCGTCGTTGAAGTTTAGATAATCAATACAGCTTTTGAGACCATATCGCAAAGCCAGACATACAGAAGCGAACCAAAATACTGCGACAAGTACATAGAGCCCAACAGTAGCACTCATAAGCAGCGGAGTGAAGACCTTAGTAGGGAATGCTCTTGTGCTGCTAGAACAACTGCATCCACAGCGACCCTCCTCATGTCTACTCTGGGATGAAATAGAACTGATCTCAAAAACCAGAATAAGCAGAAGAATGGCCTTGACATGAGTCACAAACCTCGTTCCTGCCATTGCGATAATTATTACCTTGATGACATTTCAAACTCAGCATTCCAATGTCGATATGTTTGGCGAATGAAACCGAAATCCGAGAAACTCGGTCTTGAGGAATCTTCGGGGCATGAACCAACATTTAATGTGATTCAATCTTTTCGTTTCTTCTATTTGTAGGGACAACCTTAGTTTTCTCTCGTTCATCTGTATTCCTTTGGAATTTATGCCAGATTGACTAAGCGGACAACCCATGTGGGGTAAGATTTTTGACAAAAATACCCCCGATCCAGACAAAAGAGAGGATCTATCATCTAAATGTTTAATCGACTGACTTTTACGCCACAATGGTTGGTCGTGTTCTTTTAGGCTGTACATGGAGAGTAAGGGCCTAGCTTAACCAGCACACTCAACTTATGTGGCTGTGTGGGCCCTTCTTAACTCCAGCGATTTCTTAGTTTCCGTTTTCCATCTGCTGTTTCCGTTTTCCATCAGCTATTTCCGTTTCCGGTTGTCCTTCCTGCGTACAATTAAAATCCCGCCCAAATTTTGGTGAATTCAAAATCCACATAGAACTTATTCCCTCGCTGTTGGAATTTTTGTGCTGTTTGAGAGTGTGTGTGCATACCATTGCAGATGGTGAAGCCCACGTCTGTGTGAGTGTTCGAGTTGCTGCTCAAGCCACGGGGAAGATGAGTCAAAGAGACAGCATTTAAAGATAGCAAAATCTGAAGAAATATTAGAGTGAGTACAATATTCCAgcattatttatttttttcaaagacATCCTTTCTTGATTCAGATTTTTCCTCTATTTGGATACTAACTAATGATGGTGAAGACAAATCCATGGCAGAAACATTTGGTGAACAGCAATGTGGAAAGTGTCAACAAAACCATTATGTTTGAGAGCTCGAATGAGCAGAGAGACCCCGGTGTGCTCTTCAACGCCCATATCATTTCACAAGGAAGGGATATACACAGAAATGAATGTAAGACCAACCGGAGGAGAAGTGGAGGGAGTTAGTTTTGTTGGATATGATTGAAGACTCACAACCTTACAAATACTCAACTTCACTCAGCAGATATGGGTCCTAAAAGAAAATGGTGCTGCATATTGGGGCAGTCTATAATTTATCCTGAACCAACTACAGGTCTCTAGCAAATCGCATAGAGAACATTCTTTTTTGTTTTTGGCTCAGATTTTTTTGAGAGATTGAATTACGGGACTGTATATTTTATAACTAAATCTCTTAAAGTTACTTACTTTGTCTTTTACTTGCTAACAGGAATAACTATAATCTCATTTACATTCTTGTGCTAAATTTGATTGCAGTAAGATTGTGTTTTAACCATGCTAAGTTTGttcgttttatttatttatttatttatttatttatttattattaatttaacgTGATACTTGTGGATGATTATATTCAAAATGTTCATCTTGTATTTTAAAATGGGCAGTGTTTTTTTTCTCTACAAGTGTTAAGATAGCAAAGGGTATTTTTGGTTCATAAATTTGAGTTATCATTTGTATTTTTATCGAAGTAAATAAgtaaaataaattttattctatatgtaatcgatacaaaataaacaagataaaatggtgttttttttttcaaaaaaaacaatttATTGTAATGTTAAGGGGAGGGGTTAAAAATGTATAGAAGCATTTGTTTTCTACAAAATATGCAGCAGAGTATGTCCTATATATTTTAGTGGATACATGGATGTGATGGAAATGTGGAACACAACAATAGTTAATTTTCCAAGTTCAACTTTCTAAAATCCTTAAAAGAAATGGCCTTCATTCAAATGTGCAAGTTCAGGTTTCTTTTTAATCATTCTCAAACAAGTGAAAATTATATATGTTTTCCATAAACATATTTTTATCTAAATCAGATGCACTCTAATGTTACCAGTAGGCATGAATACTCTCAAGAATATAGATGTGGCTCATTGTTTCCACTAattctatttattttaatattgACTTAAGGGCTTAAAGACTTTTGTTCTAACACAATTATAAGAATTacaacaattaatgaattaatacaCTACGGCTGAaacatttattttctattttcttagCAACTACtagaaatacaaattactatcatcaTACTCTTGAATTATAGACTAATTTTACCTTGAAACATTATTCCATCTCTTAACAAAGTAGATTTGAAAACAAATAACTTATCTTTTGTAAGCAAGAGTGGGCTTAAAAGTCATTTCTTAACTATTctcatcattttaagcatttcttcAATAATATACTCCATATATAAGGAACAAATACTAGTGTTCTTCATAATCTCATGTACGAGAACCACAAGAGAGTTAGAAAATGAGAAGAGAGATTTCTTTCCTAGTGCACAATGAGTGAAGCTCCCAATCCAATATAATGAGATTACTTCTACACTAacatatcaaaataataaaatgatCCATAGTAGAGGTTTTCTCAAATAGAAAGAACAACTTGGAACTTTCTCATCTAATACATAATAAATTTTTCAACCAAAAAACTATAAAGTATTTCTTGTATTACTAATTTCAAGATAATACACCATAAAATATATTGTAATGGAAAATAACAAAGGCTTTCTCTCATTACAAATACAACACCTTAAGCTTCTTTTCCCATAATAATCATGTGATCATCGAGGAGGTAATTTGATGGGAAAGCACAAAAAACTATTCTTGCTCTTTTATTTCACCACAACAGTCTTTAACCAAACAAATTAGAAAAACAACCCTTAAACTACCATCTCAAACAATCAAATAAGATAATGGGAAAAGCATAGAACAAGGCTTTCTATCCACCCTACCATAATGGAATCATGGAGCCTCATGGGCTCTAGCCATACCCCTATGCAAGAAAATCAATATAGACTTAGGTCAAATCCATTGAGTCTTCTCATACACCACAATAATTTAGGTTAAAATAACCTCAACAATTTTAAATGATGACTACAAGTTTCACAATAAGCTAGAATACCACTCGTGCATAACAACACATTATCTAGATTTTGCCCatataaaattcaaaaacaaatttTGCAACCTATCTCAATCTTACAACACATGAACAAGAAAGGTAGAAGGAGTCAGGATGACTTATTTCTAAAGCTAAGAATATTGATCTCCATCTCCTCATACAAGGACTCATCCCTTTCCTAACTCTCACTTCTCTCCATACATAACCAGAAGTTCTCAAAAAGGAGAAGTGGGTAACAACCCATTGTCTCTTCACAAACCCAATATAAGGTATATTAACTTGAAATACTTGGATGAGGAGGTGACACTTGTCACCTTCTCATCTTTTCCTCCATGAGGTATTTTCCTCATTTAAGATGGGACAAAAAATAGGACACTGCATTCCCCATGTCTTCCCTCATAAATCAGGCATGGGGGGTGgggttgtgccctcaactcatgtCTATCCCCCAAAATCGTCACTCATATTAATGAGAACTTTTGGAGAGTGAAATCAAGTTCTAGGACCTTCATTGCATGCCCAGTAGGCCCCCACCTCAAGGGTATAGACCCTAGGGGTCTATTTTTGTAATTTAAATAAAGAAATACACT contains:
- the LOC131036808 gene encoding uncharacterized protein LOC131036808, whose protein sequence is MAGTRFVTHVKAILLLILVFEISSISSQSRHEEGRCGCSCSSSTRAFPTKVFTPLLMSATVGLYVLVAVFWFASVCLALRYGLKSCIDYLNFNDDSFEDYNEIIARPRIRAQNCNTKFLAEKDQAFAME